The stretch of DNA CTTTTCCAGTCGAGTGTTATCTTCACGTGTTGTAGTACGTCTCGACCTAGCAGAACGATGTCCACGTCCTCCCTTACATCTACAGCGGTTGCTACTTCGACGTCGTTAATCTTCATGTAGGCGGCGTAGAGGATTCGATCCTCCTGTTTACCGCCGATGCCACATACTTCTACACGCATTAACGGGTACCTTAGAAGGTTGAGCTCCCTCCCGGTCTTAGCGGGTACTATGCTTCCATCGCTGCCGGTGTCGATGTACCCTTTCGCGGAGATTATCTTCCTCTTGAAGGGGTCCGTGAGTATAACGGCGCACCAAGGAAATGGAGGCGTGTACTCCTCATCTAAACCTGTAGATGCGACGTCCAACCTTAGCCTCCTCACCCACCTTATTAACGTAGAAGGAGGAGTCACCCACAATGCTGAACGCTTTTTTAACGACCTCGCTCAGCTGGTCACCAGCAGCGACCACCTCGCCCCCATGGACGGCGACCCACTTCCCCCTATACTTCTTTAATAGGCTCTCCCTCATGCGGTGGTACGCCTCTTCATCCGCTTCAAAATCCTTAAGCACATCAATGCCCAAACCCCTTCACCAGCATAGGCTATCGCACCTAATAATTTAAACCTTCATACACGCTGAAAGACGACTACCCCCCTCGTTTTCTCAGGGGGCTGAACTATTTCAAACCATCTCGCCTTAAGTTCCCTAAGCCTGATGGTCAAGGCCTTAGCGTTATGCGTCATCTTTAAGACCACTACGAGCCTAGCGAGTATAAGACGTGTAGGGAGCCTAACGCGTACCTAATGTATATTAGGGGCTTTTCAACCAGGGAAGTC from Candidatus Nezhaarchaeales archaeon encodes:
- a CDS encoding DUF5678 domain-containing protein: MGIDVLKDFEADEEAYHRMRESLLKKYRGKWVAVHGGEVVAAGDQLSEVVKKAFSIVGDSSFYVNKVGEEAKVGRRIYRFR